The Saprospiraceae bacterium genome includes a window with the following:
- a CDS encoding DUF368 domain-containing protein codes for MNYNFSTALKGTAMGIAEVIPGVSGGTIAFISGIYEDLLNSIKSFDIELIRMLMKGRFKDIWDKINGWFLLSLLSGMIVGIVFGIFVITWMMEHYPEPLWGFFFGLVMASAILIGKHTSKWDVFKVIALISGAALAIIVSVITPAEGSTHPLYIFLAGMIAISAFILPGVSGSFMLLLMGMYTLIIPSLKKIMTEFDTHSMYIIAIFATGCIIGIMWFSRLLSWLFTHYRENTFVLLTGFLIGSLYKIWPWRNVSVVVDKNTGLASDVNSLTGLQSFDPEIIKILKETNVLPSDYWMSSPKLAMTLAAMVIGFAIVLYMAYKTKDASMS; via the coding sequence ATGAATTATAATTTTTCTACGGCACTCAAAGGAACCGCCATGGGTATAGCTGAAGTAATACCGGGTGTATCCGGTGGCACCATAGCTTTTATTTCAGGTATATATGAAGACCTGCTCAATTCAATAAAATCTTTTGATATTGAGCTAATTAGAATGTTAATGAAGGGTCGGTTTAAAGATATTTGGGACAAGATTAATGGATGGTTTTTACTTAGTCTGCTCAGTGGGATGATTGTAGGTATCGTATTCGGAATTTTCGTCATCACCTGGATGATGGAGCATTACCCCGAACCACTTTGGGGCTTTTTCTTTGGCTTAGTGATGGCATCAGCCATTCTCATAGGAAAACATACCAGCAAATGGGATGTTTTCAAAGTCATAGCATTGATATCTGGGGCTGCGCTGGCGATCATTGTATCTGTCATCACACCTGCGGAAGGAAGTACGCATCCTCTCTACATTTTTCTGGCTGGTATGATTGCCATATCGGCATTTATTCTTCCCGGTGTTTCAGGTAGTTTTATGCTTTTACTTATGGGCATGTACACGCTGATTATTCCTTCCCTTAAAAAAATAATGACGGAATTTGATACTCACAGTATGTACATTATTGCCATTTTCGCCACTGGATGTATCATTGGCATTATGTGGTTTTCGCGGCTTCTTTCGTGGTTATTTACTCATTATCGTGAAAATACTTTTGTACTTCTTACAGGCTTCCTCATTGGCTCATTATACAAAATATGGCCTTGGCGCAATGTCAGTGTGGTGGTAGATAAAAACACAGGTCTGGCTTCAGATGTAAACTCATTGACCGGATTGCAGTCTTTTGACCCTGAAATAATAAAAATACTAAAAGAAACTAATGTACTACCATCAGATTACTGGATGTCATCACCAAAACTGGCAATGACATTAGCAGCGATGGTAATCGGTTTTGCTATTGTGCTCTATATGGCGTATAAAACCAAAGATGCCAGCATGAGCTAA
- a CDS encoding T9SS type A sorting domain-containing protein, with protein MCKTRDIFFVLLFLIAVKSNGQTLYGTDNYIEYSVGKLPILISVPHGGNVAPSFIPDRKCNNPTTVTDANTIDLAMKMDSIFRVKTGCSPHIVYCRLRRTKLDANRNIADGACGNPVAITAWQEFHHFIDTARLVIQQKYANKAFYFDLHGHGNPIQRIELGYLLRASELELSDETLNQSQYIAASSIQNLVKNNFSKLSHAQLLRGQHAFGSMLEKRFYPAVPSQNDPSPGSASGYFSGGYNTANHTCYNPNLDINGVQVECNFSNVRDNEKNRIAFAEAFVESVIEYMVTHFNIDIKKCTELTNVNVIESDEIYIYPSVVSTNDIIKIYNASENANVWWFDIKGTILKNHKMHGNEISVPDILQPGIYFLKIQDDVKQVTQKIIVSH; from the coding sequence ATGTGTAAAACCAGAGATATTTTTTTTGTTTTATTGTTTCTAATAGCCGTAAAATCAAACGGCCAAACTCTATATGGTACTGATAATTATATCGAATACAGTGTAGGGAAATTACCTATACTGATCAGCGTTCCACATGGTGGTAACGTAGCCCCGTCTTTCATACCTGACAGAAAGTGCAACAATCCTACTACTGTCACTGATGCCAATACTATAGACCTGGCTATGAAAATGGATAGCATTTTTAGAGTTAAAACTGGTTGCAGCCCACATATCGTCTACTGTCGGCTCAGAAGGACCAAACTGGATGCCAATAGAAATATTGCTGATGGTGCTTGTGGAAATCCGGTAGCCATCACAGCCTGGCAGGAATTTCACCATTTTATAGATACTGCCAGACTTGTGATCCAGCAAAAATATGCCAATAAGGCTTTTTACTTTGATCTTCACGGCCATGGTAACCCAATCCAAAGAATCGAGCTGGGCTATCTCCTACGAGCCAGTGAGCTGGAACTCAGCGATGAAACATTAAACCAATCTCAATACATAGCAGCCAGTTCTATTCAAAATTTAGTAAAAAACAATTTTTCCAAATTATCACATGCCCAGTTACTGAGAGGACAGCATGCATTCGGTAGTATGCTGGAAAAGAGATTTTATCCTGCTGTGCCAAGTCAAAATGATCCCAGTCCAGGGTCTGCATCAGGATACTTCAGTGGCGGTTACAATACAGCAAATCACACATGTTATAACCCAAACCTTGATATCAATGGCGTTCAGGTCGAGTGTAACTTCTCAAATGTACGGGATAATGAAAAAAACAGAATCGCTTTTGCAGAAGCTTTTGTTGAGTCAGTCATCGAATATATGGTGACACATTTTAATATCGATATTAAGAAATGTACAGAACTAACAAATGTCAATGTAATAGAGTCAGATGAGATATACATTTATCCTTCTGTTGTCAGTACTAATGATATCATAAAGATATATAATGCATCAGAAAATGCGAACGTGTGGTGGTTTGATATCAAAGGCACGATACTCAAAAATCACAAAATGCATGGGAACGAGATTTCCGTACCGGACATTTTGCAACCTGGCATATACTTTCTGAAAATACAGGATGATGTAAAACAAGTGACGCAGAAAATCATAGTATCACATTAA
- a CDS encoding arylsulfatase translates to MATVSACTAGKTTFSKNTKPNIIYILADDLGFGELGIYDQDKIETPNLDALGRNGKIFMQHYSSAPVCAPARYMLLTGKHSGHSYIRGNDEWRERGEVWDFKKAVLDSTLEGQRPMPESEILFASILQKNGYITSLFGKWGLGAPHTNSIPTKMGFDYFYGYNCQRQAHTYYPVHLYENESRVYLNNTLVIPNTKLHENADPSKAESYALFNQKDYAPDLMFDKMLTFIAKNRDKPHFVYWATPIPHNPIQAPKNWVRYYEKKFGKEAPYLGQNGYFPHPSPRAGYAAQISYLDEQVGKLVAGLKKSGLYENTIILFSSDNGATFSGGTDAAFFNSNGSHDEGYGKGKGFLYEGGIKVPFMVHWPKKVKPGVNNTLVSSQYDMFTTILEIAGVHHNISTDGISICPSIFDKGTQKEHDFLFWVFPEYGGQVAIRMGNWKLVRQNLKDPKNKPTLELYNLSSDPNEKINVAAKNPEIIQKMSEIFQREHTPAEIERFKIPLIEKGLTNQE, encoded by the coding sequence ATGGCCACGGTAAGTGCTTGCACAGCCGGTAAAACTACTTTTTCGAAAAACACTAAACCCAACATTATCTACATTTTGGCTGATGATTTGGGTTTCGGTGAGTTGGGGATCTATGATCAGGACAAGATAGAAACGCCAAATCTGGATGCATTGGGCAGAAACGGAAAGATCTTCATGCAGCATTATTCCAGCGCTCCTGTTTGTGCCCCTGCCAGATATATGTTGCTCACAGGAAAACACTCAGGGCACTCGTATATCAGAGGTAATGACGAATGGCGGGAACGAGGGGAAGTCTGGGATTTTAAAAAGGCAGTACTTGACTCTACATTAGAAGGGCAAAGACCCATGCCGGAAAGTGAAATATTATTCGCTTCGATCTTACAGAAAAATGGCTATATCACCAGTCTTTTTGGCAAGTGGGGACTTGGAGCTCCTCATACCAACTCTATTCCCACAAAAATGGGATTTGATTATTTCTATGGATACAACTGTCAGAGACAAGCACATACATATTATCCTGTTCATCTATACGAAAACGAATCAAGAGTTTATTTAAACAATACTCTCGTCATACCCAATACCAAACTACATGAAAACGCTGATCCATCCAAAGCAGAATCATATGCCCTTTTCAACCAAAAGGACTACGCACCGGATCTCATGTTTGATAAGATGCTCACTTTTATTGCTAAAAATAGAGATAAACCGCATTTTGTGTACTGGGCGACACCAATTCCACACAATCCTATCCAGGCACCCAAAAATTGGGTCAGATACTATGAAAAGAAATTCGGAAAAGAAGCACCATACCTGGGTCAAAATGGATATTTCCCGCATCCATCACCCCGGGCTGGATATGCTGCTCAGATTTCATATCTGGACGAACAAGTTGGCAAATTGGTGGCAGGCCTGAAAAAGTCAGGATTGTATGAAAACACGATCATTTTATTCTCATCAGACAATGGGGCTACATTTTCAGGAGGTACTGATGCTGCATTTTTCAATAGCAACGGATCACATGATGAAGGGTACGGCAAAGGAAAAGGATTTTTGTATGAAGGAGGTATCAAAGTACCTTTTATGGTTCATTGGCCTAAAAAAGTAAAACCCGGAGTCAACAACACTTTGGTGTCATCTCAATATGACATGTTTACTACCATTTTGGAAATCGCAGGGGTCCACCACAACATTTCTACTGATGGCATCAGTATTTGCCCTTCGATATTTGACAAAGGTACACAAAAAGAGCACGATTTTTTATTTTGGGTTTTTCCCGAATATGGAGGTCAGGTGGCTATCAGGATGGGCAATTGGAAGCTGGTACGCCAAAATCTTAAAGACCCAAAAAATAAGCCTACTTTGGAACTGTACAATTTGTCTTCTGATCCAAATGAAAAAATAAATGTTGCGGCTAAAAATCCGGAAATCATTCAAAAAATGAGTGAAATATTCCAACGCGAGCACACACCGGCAGAAATAGAAAGATTTAAAATTCCATTGATAGAGAAGGGGTTAACCAATCAAGAGTAG